The following are encoded together in the Daucus carota subsp. sativus chromosome 5, DH1 v3.0, whole genome shotgun sequence genome:
- the LOC108222694 gene encoding uncharacterized protein LOC108222694, which yields MSANDSFAAALRNLGGVHTLPKPQPKDKSAKKKRGAKRGESGSSRQETDGTGHSSATPDPEVPVEDQELGVDAVEVESPVHEPKKKKKKTDSSQKQVIDMTGEDPGKSAMEVVDLGIELEGGSRQAPRFGKYPVKKVIGLMSELPSDQDWEMMEDQGLVENFKEIGDLWGQLGGRLAGFNTHALANLKKERDFSIANHAKAVKLEKDLDVERSAREALESSLATRVKEAEVRKEAELGQRVKDAEARAEGAEKKVTGLEQEVAGLKQELETRKAPAEVIADFQKSKVYEDALAKAAAAEVMRCWTVAEKHIKTDLGANAQSFIDLYIAVKNRINAGGAEPEPYAVPGQDVDSDSSTESEPVDEEIPVQDPLADDHLVQDSPPA from the exons ATGTCTGCGAACGATTCTTTTGCTGCTGCTCTGCGAAATTTGGGAGGAGTTCATACCCTGCCAAAGCCACAGCCGAAGGATAAGTCGGCAAAGAAGAAAAGGGGCGCCAAGAGGGGGGAATCCGGGTCTTCCCGCCAGGAGACAGATGGGACCGGGCATTCAAGTGCTACTCCGGACCCGGAGGTCCCAGTTGAAGATCAGGAGCTGGGAGTTGATGCTGTGGAGGTGGAGAGCCCGGTCCACGAgccgaagaaaaagaagaagaagaccgATTCTTCCCAGAAACAAGTGATTGATATGACGGGGGAGGATCCGGGAAAGTCTGCGATGGAAGTGGTGGATCTGGGGATCGAACTCGAGGGTGGTTCCCGCCAAGCGCCCAGGTTTGGAAAATATCCGGTCAAGAAAGTGATTGGATTAATGTCTGAGCTCCCCTCTGACCAGGATTGGGAGATGATGGAAGATCAGGGTTTGGTCGAGAATTTTAAGGAGATCGGGGACCTGTGGGGTCAG CTCGGTGGTCGCTTGGCCGGGTTCAACACCCATGCTTTGGCTAACTTGAAGAAGGAGAGAGATTTCTCTATCGCTAATCATGCCAAAGCAGTGAAGTTGGAGAAGGATCTTGATGTAGAGAGGTCAGCCCGGGAAGCGTTGGAATCGAGTTTGGCTACCAGAGTCAAGGAGGCTGAAGTTCGTAAGGAAGCTGAGCTCGGGCAGAGAGTCAAAGATGCTGAGGCCCGGGCTGAGGGCGCGGAGAAGAAGGTTACCGGGTTGGAGCAGGAGGTGGCTGGCTTGAAGCAGGAGTTGGAGACCCGGAAAGCGCCTGCGGAGGTCATCGCCGACTTTCAAAAGTCGAAGGTTTATGAGGATGCCCTGGCCAAGGCCGCAGCTGCTGAAGTCATGCGCTGCTGGACTGTGGCTGAGAAGCATATCAAAACTGACCTGGGTGCTAATGCTCAAAGCTTCATTGACTTATACATTGCTGTGAAGAACAGAATCAATGCAGGTGGGGCGGAGCCCGAGCCTTATGCTGTCCCGGGTCAGGATGTGGACTCGGATTCTTCGACTGAATCCGAACCGGTGGATGAAGAGATTCCTGTTCAAGATCCTCTTGCCGATGATCATCTCGTCCAAGACTCTCCTCCTGCTTAG